A window of Magnolia sinica isolate HGM2019 chromosome 13, MsV1, whole genome shotgun sequence genomic DNA:
GAATTTCAACAGTTATCTTCTCCTAATTATAATTAGTTAGAACTAATTATATCTCTAATTTCTTAATTAAATTATCATGTGTAATTACTCTTATACCCCCTTCTCTCTTCACCATCATTCACTTCAGATATGTAGTGGGATTCTACACTGATTTACCAAAATAGCCTTTCTGAATCAATGCTCTTAGGGTAATAATGTTATAGTACTCCTACTTGGGTTGGGAAAGTTTGACCGTTCAATTAactaatctggaccgttcattcgtTCCAGTACACATTCCATTGGGAACACATGAGAAGATCACACGGATCATGAGATTCTAACCGTTCAATTTTTAGAGTGTAAAATGAATGCTTAATCGTTGATTTGAAGCATCCGTTTGTTGGGAGCATCATGGATGTTGCAATGAATCAGTTCTAATGGGCAATCCTGACCGTTCCCATCCCTGGATGTGAAAATGGATGTTTAAAAAAAGATGGTCAAACTTACCAATGCTCTAGATAATCCAAAcggtgttttctttttttcttttctttttttttttattcccgctatttatcaagtggatgatggacttaatggacggttcggatggaTCAAGTGGACTCTCCAAATGTCCTGATGAAACTAGGATGATTATAACTTGTAGTGCCACAGAAGTtatttacctttaaaaaaaaaaaaaaccattttcttaatttcaaaaaaaaaaagaaaaaaagatggcaTACAGTCCCCAAAGAATGATGAGAAGAATATACGGAGCCGATGTGTATTAGGCATACAGTtgtctcaatccaaaccgtccaagttgtgggtcccatttgtGACCCTAAAATTCCTCAATGGGTGGTCTATTTATCCAATTAgtgccatcaaatggacggttaaaatcccAAATCAATAAAAGAATGGCCTTTAATTAAAGGTTGCTATATCTTGCAAAAGATTAATGAATCAATAAATCTGATTTTGTTCGTTTCACATCTATAGTGGGTCCCTTGATTTTGACGGCTTGGATTTAGTATAAATGGGCCTCGTCCGTTGAGGTGTACGTGAGATCAATCTAGTAAGAATGTATTTCTTCCCATTTTTACTTTTCTTTATTTGGTAAACAGATTTCTAGAATAGCCTTGTACCTAACCTTATGACTCTCTtattacaaaatgacaaaaatgccataATCCTGTAATCCAAAGGTCACCGTTTTCCTCAAAATGTAAAGAGCAATACCGTCATTTATATTTGAGGAATGATTATGTGTTGGTGGTCCTATATCTCATCGGGGCACTCTGATAATCCAATCGACCGATCTGGACGGTCCATTAGGTTCATCCTGCAGTTCAGGGGATACTCTGTACGCATTATGATGATTggatgatcggatccatccataAGTTAGGCTGatttttatagccatccatttcccAAGCTACGGACAGGGTGCGTGGGATTCCCCATTAAAACGATTCTTTAGAACCATGAGGAATCCGTGATGGCCCCAATAAATAGATGGCCGAAATTGTTGATAGGACCTAATTTTATAGAAATGATTTCGACCGTCCATTGTTTTACAGGCCATTGATCGGATGGATAGATGTGGTCCGAATCGGTGTagtttttgcatggtagcccattcATGGGTGATAGACCTAATGCATGGTTCAAATACGTCCTGATGCAattaggagcactgtaacttacaGAGCTCTAAAAGCACTGGGTCATTGTACTCTCTCGTCCATAAgtaccgtacacgtggcacataACTATGATGATCATTACTTTTAATACAGTACGATACTGCTTGATGGGCCATTGCCATCTCAGTGatcggatgatcttaaccattgcaATTGACGTCTGCAAATAGATGGATTAGATTGAACATAAAGATGAGTAATGATCCAATTTCCATGTAACAAAAGTGCATTAATTGGAGAGCTGAGCTCATTCAATCATGAAAACTTTGGACTATGGCCCACCTCTTTCCATGTCATACTAGATCAACGGTCCCGATCACCCTAAGCGTGATTCATGCGTACGGAGAAGAAGGTAGAGTGGGAGGGAGCACAATTTTTTATTGGCTAATGTTTTCTCAACGTAATAATACCATCCATAATGCAAACGGAACATAAAGAAATTCCATCATGACACGCACCTTACCGAGGACGCCATTTTCCTACAACAGTTGTTGTGTGGAGTCCGTGAATCaaaaagctccgtgggcccaccgtaatgcgtgCGGGACATCAcatccgtccatcatttgcacCAGCTAATGATAGGACAGAAACCCAAAAATAATtcctatccaaaactcaagccagccacaccacaggagaagTGATGTTTGGGACACCTAGATCTCAGTGTCACAGAAATTAtccatctgatatttgttttcattcatCAGTCTGATAGGTCTCatcttatgaacggatcggatggcatataatcatcttggtgggccccagaaaggtttcaatggttggcgtCCTATCTAcactgttccatgtggtgtggcccacttaagttttctccagcctgattttttaatTGAAATAGTAATATAGTCTGGCGAAAACGATGGAGGGGGTGGATGTCACGTATACATCAGGTTGGGTCCCACAACTTTTTGTTGTACGGGGCTCTTTGCAACAAGTGTTGCTGGAAATTCACGTCGAGGCCAATGCAACGTGGTCTCCACCTCGTGAGTGAAAAATAGCAGCGATCGCAACCGTTTATCTGGTGAGCGACGAAACAGATGAATGTAAGGCCAAAATATAACAGTGTCTgaacaatcctgaccatccaaactTCTCGCGTTTCATGTGTACATTACTAATTTTGATTCCCGACTTCAAGTAGCCCAAATCGTGACTGTTAATACGGTTAACCACTGCACCAAATAAACGGCCTGGATCATCACATGCAAGTGGGGGGAGAATATATGATTCTCGCGAGTATCCATCCCTTTCCTTTttcgggcgcggcttcggtggatccggcATTGACTGAGATCGGTGtatccctgactatggggcccaccttgatgtatttttattgcatctacactgtccatccgttttgaaaaatcTTTTTAATAAATGTAACATAAACTGATTAAGATAAGAATCTTAGGTTGATCACACGACatgaaaaagtgatgattgaatacccaccattaagatCTTCTTGGTGGCCAtcggaatttttatttttcatccaacctgttgataatgtaaaaAATACTTGGACGAATGTACAACGCAAAGACCATCTTtatccaaaaacttttgtggcccaaagaagtttataatagtcattcaccactgtttcctttgatgtggtacacttgagagaTATCATTCTACTTAATTTTTTCTACCATGacataaaataatttttaaaaactgACGAACGTCATGGATTTAatgaaaatacatcaagatggaccccacaatcaAAGATACACCAATCTCGTGAATATGGAGATCCACCGCAGACGCGCACTTATTTTCTCAACTCAAAAGGGCATCGCAGTCATTTCGCGCAGAAGAAATACTCGAATAAGATGGATGGCATTATCGTAATTATAATAGAAAACCATgccatttaaaaatttaaaaaagaaaaaaaaaatccggccctgataataaaaaaaaaaatcaaaccccTTCTCTTTCTCAAGGCAGGTAAAGATGTTTCGTTTTTTCTATTTTTACTCCTAAAAACCCCCCTCCATTTTAGCTGTCCGCAACTCCCATTTCAAACACAACTAAAACCctgctccttctctctctctcctctctttcctctctctttcagAAGAGGAAAAAAACCCTAGCTTTGCACTAACGGACGGCAATGGAAGCACCGGAATTCTTACATGGAAGCTTCTGCCGTGCCGGAAACCCTCAATACGCGCCTGAGAAGCGACACGGCGACTCGAAATCCGGCGACCATTTCATTATCGAGGACCTCCTCGACTTCTCGAACGAGGACGACGACGTCGCCGCGGCGGGCGGCGACGACGGAGCCCGCGACACCGCTGCCGGAAATTCCACAGACTCCTCTTCCACCATTACCGTCGTCGACAGCTGCAACTCCTCGCTCTCAGTCTCCGACAAGCATTTCTCCGGCGATATTGGCTGCCGGAGCTACGCCGACGCTAATTTTTCGAGCGACCTCTGCGTCCCGGTAAATGACCTGAGGAGTCCTCAGCTACTCTTGttctattttgaaattttacaatttttttttataaattttcatttatttgaattacatatatattaaaaagctgcattttttatttaaaagggTTCGGATTCTTGGCTAAATAAAATGCCTTTTTTTAATCTAATTTTGTAGTATGACGAATTGGTGGAGCTCGAATGGCTGTCGAATTTCGTTGAAGAATCCTTTTCGAGCGAAGATTTTCAGAAATTACAGCTAATTTCGGGTGTGAAATCCGGCAGCAATGACTCGTCAGAGACCAGAGAATTCCCAGAGAACAACGGCCGGAACAACCCGATATTCCGGCCGGAGGTGTCAGTTCCCGGCAAAGCACGGAGCAAGCGGTCCCGTGCCGCGCCCTGCAACTGGTCTTCGCGTCTGCTCATCCTCTCGCCAACAGCATCCTCGTCAGATTCCGACGCATCGTTGAATTCCGGAAAGAAATCAGGAAAATCGACATCGAAAAAGGAGGTTTCTACGGCTGCTGCTATCAATGGCGGCAACAGCGACGGACGGAAGTGCCTGCATTGCGCGACGGATAAGACGCCGCAGTGGCGGACAGGCCCATTGGGGCCTAAAACACTGTGCAATGCATGCGGGGTCCGGTATAAGTCGGGACGGCTCGTGCCGGAGTACCGGCCAGCTGCGAGCCCAACCTTCATGCTGACAAAGCATTCGAATTCTCATCGGAAAGTTCTTGAGCTGCGGCGACAGAAGGaaatgcagcaacagcagcagcagcagtatctGCATCCAAATGCTGTTTTCGAAATCGTCGGCGGAGATGAGTATTTGATCCACCGCAGCGGGACAGATTTCCGGCAGCTaatatgattagggtttggagtgGAAAAGAGGAAATTTTTCGGAGAAAATTCGAGCTTTAGGTTGCGAATTTTAGAAAATCTGAACTTTTTTATGTGAGTTTTAGCTGCTAACATCTTTGcttaattagttttttttttttatttgcaaaATGCAAACAGGAAAAAAGATTAGTATTACTTTGCTAATGTTCtgtttctttttcatattttttgcaGTTTAGAAATtaagattttgattttttattttgattttttgttAATTTCTTGTTTTTCTTGCAGTAATTTTTTTTCTGGGTAAGATCAAAGGAATAttggggctttttttttttttcattttgtttgaaattttaaGTTCATTTAATTTCTCAGTTCGTTATTTATTTTTCGGTGGACCGTCAATTTTGTTAATTAGTTGTTAGGATTTTTCCCTATTACTATGACTTTCAGGCCATCTTTCATCAACAGCGCGCCCGTGACTTGGATAATCGACGTGCATGTGTGCCACGTGTTCGGTGGATAATCACGGGTCTAGATTGTATATGTCACAGAAATCATACCATGAGCTGCATGTacgtcaatccagaccatccgaaTTGTGGGCCCTGGGATATTCAAATAATCTAAGTTCCATTCTTGTACGTTGCTATCAAACGGACAGTAAGAATAAGAAattatcaatggtccaaattcaagatAGAGATACTTAGGATAATGTATTAATTAAGGCACTTCCTGATCTAGGTTgagtcccacaatttggacggtccggattgaggCACGTATATGCAAGCGTGCGGTATCCGTGTGATTATGGATTTGAATTGTTGAAACCTGAACCAGAGGTTCAATGAAGTTTATAAAATCAAATCAGGACCATTCATTTCTCGAAGAAAAACCCAGTTGGAAATTCAAGTGTGGAAAAGTAAATGAAGATGTACAAACTATCTACCTCCGGTGAGTACAGATGTACATGGACCAATACCATTCAAATGGTGGGCCATCTCTTAAATGCGCCATAGACGGAAAAAGGAACTACACCAAACAAACAATCCCACAGTCAGATCCATGAACATAATCCGAACTGATCCGTATACTTTCAGTTTTCCAGACTTCAATCCCGCCTACAACTTGGCCCATCATGTACGGTCCAGATTGGTGGGTACGTGCATGGTCAGAGATTTAGAGATGGTTATACACCTAGTTTCTGTGTATTGCCTCTTTTTTATTCTGGAAGGCATTCACGTCATCCCTTTGGTATGGTTTTCAGCAGTACCGCGTAAAACCAGAaatttcggacgcggattgcgtactgacggtagctactggacggtgctctgtgggacccacaacgatgtatttgttttatccacgccgtctgtccatttttatagattattttaaagcattatgctaaaaatgaagtaaatcaaaatgtcatgtggactacactataggaaAGAGCAGTGAtaaaacactcaccattaaaaactttttgggggctaaaAAAggttttgatgaagctgatatttgtgttttcccttcatccaggtctgtatgacgtaatcaaaaggttggatggaaaataaacattacagttggccctagaaagtttctaatgttggccattcaatcaccattgttttcttgctgtgtcgtccacttgagatctgtatctgtctcattttggggaaaatgctctaaaatgatctgtaaaaatagatggacggcgtggataaaacgtatacatcatggtgagacccacatagCCCCGTCCAGTAGCCACCTGGCTGCTTGCAGCGTCAGTAGGCAGTCCGCATCCAGAAAATTCACCCGTTACATATCGTTTTCCATTTTATCCGTAAGGTATGTTAAAAAACAGGTTGGCTAGCACAGCGTTTTCCGTTTTATCTGAGGGTATGTTAAAAAAACAGGTTGGCTAGCGAGGCTCGCTTCATCTGCCTCACTAAGAaatgatccataccgttcatcttgAAGATCCCATATCATATGATTAGAATGCTCCTTCTCTTCAGACGTACGTTGAGCTCTCTACTGAGTGAAAGCTTTTCTATGCAGGCCATATACGGTATTAGCTTCTTGATGAA
This region includes:
- the LOC131222964 gene encoding GATA transcription factor 12-like gives rise to the protein MEAPEFLHGSFCRAGNPQYAPEKRHGDSKSGDHFIIEDLLDFSNEDDDVAAAGGDDGARDTAAGNSTDSSSTITVVDSCNSSLSVSDKHFSGDIGCRSYADANFSSDLCVPYDELVELEWLSNFVEESFSSEDFQKLQLISGVKSGSNDSSETREFPENNGRNNPIFRPEVSVPGKARSKRSRAAPCNWSSRLLILSPTASSSDSDASLNSGKKSGKSTSKKEVSTAAAINGGNSDGRKCLHCATDKTPQWRTGPLGPKTLCNACGVRYKSGRLVPEYRPAASPTFMLTKHSNSHRKVLELRRQKEMQQQQQQQYLHPNAVFEIVGGDEYLIHRSGTDFRQLI